A window of Tautonia plasticadhaerens contains these coding sequences:
- a CDS encoding DUF1559 family PulG-like putative transporter, translated as MVWNSGATRRGFTLIELLVVIAIIGVLIALLLPAVQAAREAARRAQCTNNLKQLGLAVHNYIDSNQVFPSYSMPNWGAGWAWNVSWSDAILPHIEQQALYNALNFDVPPLDLGSFTGQDFRQNTTVGLTVISSMLCPSESINTQPTLLTGGDFARTNYAGNYGGPAQFASCSGLIIPSKGAFGVPSTAGVASLASARDGTSNTALFSEHLIFAGPPSPAGSNTAKRALFQLDSIVLTYDTGDVANLRSFVAACKSIPNGTQPSSAESFGAAWALAQGFSTATTGYTHVMTPNSDSCTGRQGGLFDFSADGSQGGFAAAITATSDHPGGVNVCMGDGSVRFVKDTIAQETWWALGSRKGGEVISADAY; from the coding sequence ATGGTTTGGAACTCGGGAGCGACGAGGCGTGGCTTCACGTTGATCGAGCTGCTGGTGGTGATCGCCATCATCGGCGTCCTGATCGCCCTGCTGCTGCCCGCCGTCCAGGCGGCGCGCGAGGCGGCCCGACGCGCCCAGTGCACCAACAACCTCAAGCAGCTCGGCCTGGCGGTCCACAATTACATCGATTCGAATCAGGTCTTCCCGTCCTATTCGATGCCGAATTGGGGGGCCGGATGGGCGTGGAATGTCTCGTGGTCCGACGCCATCCTGCCGCACATCGAGCAGCAGGCCCTCTACAATGCCCTCAACTTCGACGTCCCCCCGCTCGACCTGGGGAGCTTCACCGGGCAGGACTTCAGGCAGAACACGACAGTCGGCCTGACGGTCATCTCGTCCATGTTATGCCCCTCCGAGAGCATCAACACCCAGCCGACGCTCCTCACGGGGGGGGACTTCGCCCGCACCAATTATGCCGGGAACTACGGCGGCCCCGCTCAGTTCGCCTCGTGCAGCGGCCTGATCATCCCCTCCAAGGGGGCCTTCGGGGTGCCCAGCACCGCGGGCGTGGCCTCCCTGGCCTCGGCGAGGGACGGGACCAGCAACACGGCGCTGTTCAGCGAGCACCTCATCTTCGCGGGCCCGCCCTCCCCCGCCGGGTCGAATACCGCCAAGCGGGCCCTGTTCCAGCTCGACTCGATCGTCCTGACCTACGACACCGGCGACGTGGCGAATCTGCGATCGTTCGTCGCCGCGTGCAAGAGCATCCCCAACGGGACGCAGCCATCGAGCGCGGAGTCCTTCGGGGCGGCCTGGGCCCTGGCCCAGGGCTTCAGCACCGCGACCACCGGCTACACCCACGTGATGACCCCGAACAGCGACTCGTGCACTGGGAGGCAGGGGGGCCTGTTCGACTTCTCCGCCGATGGCTCCCAGGGGGGGTTCGCCGCCGCGATCACGGCGACCAGCGACCACCCCGGCGGGGTCAACGTCTGCATGGGCGACGGCTCGGTCCGATTTGTGAAGGACACGATCGCCCAGGAGACCTGGTGGGCCCTGGGCTCACGCAAGGGGGGCGAGGTCATCTCGGCCGACGCCTATTAA
- a CDS encoding tetratricopeptide repeat protein, with protein sequence MDALPSRRLRFAPSGRARWVVVTIAAIVVLLVAGVVIRDELRARAAREAARRSLADGRLAKAEEALGRWLGVRPRAAEAHFLKARVALGQERPQEAVVELVTARALGYPAAPIDRLEAILRARAGQHAEAVPILRRILEGSEAPDPEVAEALARVYLETYRFRAAADAIDRWIRDAPDDATPYLWRTEVRERLDPDREAQIDDYRAALERDPGLDRAQLGLADALRLTGRTEEAAAAYASYLARRPDDPAGHLGAGLVAEDRGDEESAALHLDRTLALDPANAPALSARASIAMRRGEQDAALALLDRAVRHAPHDLEVRYRRGLCLARLGRLDEALAEQQVAARLKEDDRRLAEIQQQLIQNPGDPALQVEIARWLIEHGHEEEGIRWARKVLGERPDDREANRLMARIHERAGDHGLANYFRLQAEASPPSK encoded by the coding sequence ATGGACGCCCTTCCGAGCCGTCGCCTTCGATTCGCACCGTCGGGCCGTGCCCGCTGGGTCGTCGTCACCATCGCGGCAATCGTCGTTCTCCTCGTGGCCGGCGTGGTGATCCGCGATGAGTTGCGGGCCCGTGCCGCGAGGGAGGCCGCGCGCCGCTCGCTGGCGGACGGGCGGCTCGCCAAGGCGGAGGAAGCCCTCGGCCGCTGGCTGGGCGTGCGGCCGAGGGCTGCGGAGGCCCACTTCCTCAAAGCCCGGGTGGCACTCGGGCAGGAGCGGCCTCAGGAGGCGGTCGTGGAGTTGGTCACCGCCCGGGCGCTGGGCTATCCGGCCGCCCCGATCGACCGGCTCGAGGCCATCCTCAGGGCCCGGGCCGGCCAGCACGCCGAGGCCGTGCCGATCCTCCGTCGCATCCTGGAGGGCTCCGAGGCGCCCGACCCCGAGGTCGCGGAGGCGCTCGCCCGCGTGTATCTCGAGACGTATCGCTTCCGGGCCGCCGCCGACGCGATCGATCGCTGGATCCGGGACGCCCCGGACGACGCCACGCCCTACCTCTGGCGCACCGAAGTCCGGGAGCGACTCGACCCGGACCGCGAGGCCCAGATTGACGACTATCGGGCGGCCCTGGAACGCGACCCGGGCCTCGACCGGGCCCAGCTCGGGCTGGCCGATGCGCTCCGCCTGACGGGGCGCACGGAGGAGGCCGCCGCCGCATATGCCTCGTACCTCGCCCGCAGGCCCGACGACCCGGCCGGGCACCTAGGCGCCGGCCTCGTCGCCGAAGACCGGGGGGACGAGGAGTCGGCGGCCCTCCACCTCGACCGGACGCTGGCGCTCGATCCGGCCAACGCCCCGGCGCTCTCGGCACGGGCCTCGATCGCGATGCGTCGCGGCGAGCAAGACGCCGCGCTGGCCCTGCTGGACCGGGCCGTCCGACACGCCCCCCACGACCTCGAGGTCCGCTATCGCCGCGGCCTCTGCCTCGCCCGGCTCGGGCGTCTCGACGAAGCCCTTGCGGAGCAGCAGGTCGCGGCACGACTGAAGGAGGACGACCGGCGACTGGCTGAGATCCAGCAGCAACTCATCCAGAATCCCGGGGACCCGGCGCTCCAGGTCGAGATCGCCCGCTGGCTGATCGAGCACGGTCACGAGGAGGAAGGCATCCGTTGGGCCCGGAAGGTCCTCGGCGAGCGGCCGGATGATCGCGAGGCGAATCGGTTAATGGCCCGGATCCATGAACGGGCCGGCGATCACGGGCTCGCGAACTATTTCCGCCTCCAGGCCGAGGCGTCGCCCCCTTCGAAGTGA